The Punica granatum isolate Tunisia-2019 chromosome 4, ASM765513v2, whole genome shotgun sequence genome has a window encoding:
- the LOC116204869 gene encoding uncharacterized protein LOC116204869, giving the protein MAFLLPNLSPSLFHPKSIDKPPSSSVAACSASSSSSPSSSAQMLSSQAQTQKQINSLSPSSLSALTSLQTPTAQGSQLCNSTGSPDKQQRDNFYVNLGLAVRTLREDMPLIFSKDLNYDIYRDDITFVDPLNTFTGIENYKLIFWALRFHGKILFREIALEVYRVWQPSENMILIRWNLKGVPRVPWEAKGEFQGTSRYKLDRNGKIYEHKVDNLAFNFPQPREPAVSVLDLVSACPASPNPTFLWGPVELQTSSWVEFYRAVRETLDREGSLLAQEGLVTCS; this is encoded by the exons ATGGCTTTCCTCTTGCCCAATCTCTCCCCGTCTCTCTTCCACCCCAAGTCCATAGACAAACCTCCCTCCTCTTCGGTTGCTGCTTGTTCCgcctcatcttcttcgtcTCCGTCTTCTTCTGCGCAGATGCTGTCCTCTCAGGCTCAGACCCAGAAGCAAATCAACTCTCTCTcgccttcctctctctctgccCTCACGAGCCTCCAGACACCGACGGCCCAGGGCTCCCAGCTCTGCAACAGTACCGGGTCACCGGATAAGCAGCAGAGGGACAATTTCTATGTCAATCTCGGCCTCGCCGTGCGGACCCTCCGCGAGGACATGCCCTTGATATTCTCCAAGGACCTTAATTACGACATCTACAG AGATGACATCACCTTTGTAGACCCACTAAACACCTTCACTGGGATCGAGAACTACAAGTTGATCTTCTGGGCTTTGAGATTCCATGGTAAAATCCTGTTCCGCGAGATAGCCCTGGAGGTGTACAGAGTTTGGCAGCCCTCAGAGAACATGATATTGATAAGGTGGAACCTGAAGGGTGTGCCACGGGTCCCATGGGAGGCAAAAGGCGAGTTCCAGGGCACGTCCCGGTACAAGCTCGACAGGAATGGCAAGATTTACGAGCACAAGGTTGATAATTTGGCATTCAATTTCCCCCAGCCACGTGAGCCTGCAGTGTCGGTCTTAGACTTGGTCAGTGCCTGCCCCGCGAGCCCAAATCCGACATTCTTGTGGGGCCCAGTGGAATTACAAACATCTTCTTGGGTTGAGTTCTATCGAGCAGTGAGGGAGACCTTGGATCGTGAAGGAAGTTTGCTCGCGCAAGAGGGTCTGGTCACTTGCTCATAG
- the LOC116204868 gene encoding putative cyclin-B3-1 isoform X1, whose translation MARGKAKVDAGMSSVTGDPLARKNAGPTKFKVYSERGKLKTDAAADSLRKSVAATKGTTQPGLTIGPKNMEKIKGLRDSSVFHRSVKTNVRRKALADVSNIRKIGSSGVACDGSKPMKYKSDRITSIKRESIDPGVRTASALPRKSITAQAQGRLSQGTGEPCPLKRDMKELVASSNAQSTKTKETCGGSTFTDNRRSRINSLALPRKILPVLRRNNQENSDSSDKGKGKTAIAIKAKSGKKMLPQLSNTGSHIAKNRPSDGHIMTVPKGQRNIATHASSGIPTTRTGNIARVVPNIQTTIKTKHLPAADKSSSVPAVSSGTDKPETNPVPEDIASTVSQENKRQEIPSGETSLLEENKEKAIVKGKAGRRRSYTSLLMARSKFLGEHGEVVKQENVPNIDDGSNQLEVAEYVDEIYEYYWITEAQFSSLANYMSIQGDVTSPMRGILINWLIEVHLKFDLMHETLYLMVTLLDRYLSQVPIQKNEMQLVGLAALLLASKYEDFWHPRIKDLISVSAESYTREQMLRMESSILKKLKFRLNIPTPYVFMLRFLKAAQSDKVLEHLAFYLIELSLVEYEALEFRSSLLCASAIYVARLTLQISPTWTPLLMKHARYEVPHMRECAEMILRFHKAARKGQLKVTYEKYAGPDLSGVAMIRPLEKLPA comes from the exons ATGGCTCGTGGGAAG GCGAAGGTTGATGCCGGGATGAGCTCTGTCACCGGAGATCCCCTCGCGCGCAAGAACG CTGGCCCGACAAAATTTAAGGTTTATTCGGAGAGGGGGAAGCTCAAGACTGATGCTGCAGCAGACAGCTT ACGAAAATCTGTAGCGGCTACTAAAGGCACAACTCAGCCTGGGCTGACAATTGGCCCCAAGAACATGGAGAAGATCAAAGGCTTGCGTGATAGTTCCG TTTTCCATCGTTCAGTTAAGACAAATGTGAGAAGGAAAGCTCTGGCAGATGTTAGCAATATTCGTAAAATTGGTTCAAGTGGAGTAGCCTGTGATGGGTCCAAACCAAT GAAGTACAAAAGCGACAGAATCACATCTATAAAGCG GGAATCGATAGATCCAGGTGTCAGAACTGCTAGTGCTTTGCCCAGAAAATCTATTACG GCACAAGCACAGGGAAGACTAAGTCAGGGTACTGGGGAACCATGTCCATTGAAGAGAG ACATGAAGGAGTTGGTTGCTTCTTCTAATGCTCAAAGCACTAAGACCAAGGAAACATGTGGCGGTTCCACATTTACTGATAATAG GAGAAGTCGAATCAACTCTCTGGCATTGCCAAG GAAGATTTTACCAGTTTTAAGGAGAAATAATCAG GAAAATTCTGACAGTTCAGATAAGGGGAAGGGAAAAACTGCCATTGCCA TAAAAGCTAAGAGCGGTAAGAAGATGCTGCCCCAACTAAGCAACACTGGAAGCCATATTGCGAAGAATAGACCAAGTGATGGGCATATTATGAC GGTCCCGAAGGGTCAAAGGAATATCGCTACCCATGCATCCTCTGGAATACCTACCACA AGAACTGGAAACATTGCAAGAGTGGTTCCAAATATCCAAACAACTATAAAGACCAAGCATCTACCAGCTGCTGACAAATCATCCTCAGTCCCTGCAGTCTCATCAGGAACTGATAAACCAGAGACAAATCCTGTTCCTGAAGATATCGCATCAACTGTATCACAAGAGAACAAAAGGCAAGAAATTCCATCTGGGGAGACCAGCCTTTtagaagaaaacaaagagaaagCTATTGTCAAAGGAAAAGCAGGGCGCAGGCGATCTTACACATCTCTGCTAATGGCTAGATCAAAG TTCCTTGGAGAACATGGTGAGGTCGTGAAGCAGGAAAATGTACCAAATATAGATGATGGTAGCAATCAATTGGAAGTCGCTGAATATGTTGATGAAATTTATGAGTATTACTGGATTACAGAG GCACAGTTTTCCTCTTTGGCCAATTACATGTCAATTCAGGGCGATGTCACGTCTCCTATGCGAGGCATATTGATAAATTGGCTCATTGAG GTGCATCTTAAATTCGATTTGATGCATGAGACACTCTATCTCATGGTCACACTGCTAGACCGATATCTATCTCAAGTGCCAATCCAGAAGAATGAGATGCAGTTGGTTGGTCTTGCTGCACTCCTGTTGGCATCCAAATACGAGGACTTCTGGCATCCGAGG ATTAAGGATCTGATCAGTGTCTCAGCCGAGTCCTACACAAGAGAACAAATGTTACGAATG GAAAGTTCTATCTTAAAGAAGTTGAAGTTTCGCCTAAACATCCCCACTCCTTATGTTTTCATGTTAAGGTTCCTCAAAGCTGCTCAGTCGGACAAAGTG CTCGAACATCTGGCTTTTTACCTCATCGAGCTCAGTTTGGTTGAGTATGAAGCTCTAGAGTTCAGATCTTCACTGCTGTGTGCATCGGCAATCTATGTCGCGAGGCTCACCCTGCAAATTTCTCCCACTTGGACTCCACTTCTCATGAAACACGCAAGATATGAAGTTCCACACATGAG GGAATGTGCAGAAATGATTCTGAGGTTCCACAAAGCAGCTCGAAAGGGACAGCTGAAGGTCACATATGAGAAGTAcgccgggcccgatttgagcgGTGTTGCAATGATTAGGCCCTTGGAGAAACTTCCAGCTTGA
- the LOC116203262 gene encoding developmental protein SEPALLATA 2-like produces MGRGKLVLRFIANDRSRKMTFKKRKEGLLKKAEELSILCDIDTCVVIHSPDDDSGRGPAVWPHDPEKVKQVIDRYFDESVDRRKRHATGLREFYMRRKQNLEKELGKVRPTNWAAKFPVSDELLNGLSQDELLSLPSVLRPKLESVKKRLLAAKENAGRSTSRMDPLQMEQLNGSMMCHPVWGSSASNSSSTTIGNHQNNDNRCCYNYPFTVPTYDASFPQSSSLSTRQTGTRPLDQYNQMSGRLPAPENPMLNCSGEDMLGNASSGLGSSLSCEKMASITSGHQPASLRIITDGVTFAHETHPYVYGAAILLDSWDRVLWVAVTSCFGSHPLLAEGIGCRLGLQLASAYPGEPALLITGSQTLVAAVQPGAPQPLALSGVNSDIIHLLRSLPLLSCVCMPRKYVELAHQLCMLAGQLGVCGFWSADDLPSAMRSLFSVL; encoded by the coding sequence ATGGGACGCGGGAAGTTAGTGCTCAGATTTATCGCCAATGATAGATCACGCAAGATGACCTTCAAGAAGCGGAAGGAGGGGCTGCTGAAGAAGGCAGAAGAGTTGTCGATCCTCTGCGACATCGACACCTGCGTGGTCATCCACAGCCCGGATGACGACTCGGGCCGCGGGCCTGCTGTCTGGCCCCatgatcctgagaaggtgaaGCAGGTCATTGATCGCTACTTCGACGAGAGTGTGGACAGGCGCAAAAGGCATGCCACTGGGCTGCGTGAGTTCTATATGCGGCGGAAGCAGAATCTAGAAAAGGAGCTCGGAAAGGTCCGACCCACAAATTGGGCTGCCAAGTTCCCCGTATCAGATGAGCTACTCAATGGCCTTTCGCAGGATGAGCTCCTATCTCTGCCGTCCGTGCTGAGGCCGAAACTCGAGAGTGTGAAGAAGAGGCTCTTAGCAGCGAAGGAGAATGCTGGGAGGAGCACATCCAGGATGGACCCGCTGCAGATGGAGCAGCTTAATGGTTCGATGATGTGTCACCCGGTCTGGGGCTCTTCCGCTAGTAACAGCAGCAGCACCACCATTGGCAATCATCAGAACAATGACAACCGCTGCTGCTACAACTATCCTTTCACCGTCCCGACTTATGATGCTAGCTTCCCTCAGTCTTCATCGCTTTCGACTCGTCAAACTGGGACGCGGCCCTTGGATCAGTACAACCAGATGTCTGGTAGGCTTCCAGCCCCAGAGAACCCCATGCTTAACTGCTCGGGTGAGGATATGCTCGGGAATGCATCTTCAGGGCTCGGGTCAAGTTTATCCTGTGAGAAGATGGCGTCGATCACATCTGGACACCAACCAGCGAGTCTTCGAATTATCACGGATGGGGTAACTTTTGCTCACGAGACTCATCCTTATGTCTATGGTGCTGCTATATTACTAGACTCCTGGGATCGCGTCTTATGGGTTGCTGTCACTAGTTGCTTTGGTTCCCATCCCCTCCTGGCAGAAGGCATTGGCTGCAGGTTGGGCTTGCAACTAGCATCGGCATATCCGGGTGAGCCCGCTCTTCTCATTACGGGCTCACAGACGTTAGTAGCAGCTGTTCAGCCCGGCGCCCCGCAACCACTTGCTCTCTCTGGCGTTAACTCTGATATTATTCATTTGCTCAGGTCGTTGCCCCTATTGTCCTGTGTATGTATGCCTAGGAAATATGTTGAGCTAGCTCATCAGTTATGTATGCTTGCGGGGCAGCTGGGCGTTTGTGGTTTTTGGTCCGCCGACGACTTACCAAGTGCTATGCGCTCCTTGTTTTCGGTCCTTTAA
- the LOC116204868 gene encoding putative cyclin-B3-1 isoform X2, which produces MARGKAKVDAGMSSVTGDPLARKNAGPTKFKVYSERGKLKTDAAADSLRKSVAATKGTTQPGLTIGPKNMEKIKGLRDSSVKTNVRRKALADVSNIRKIGSSGVACDGSKPMKYKSDRITSIKRESIDPGVRTASALPRKSITAQAQGRLSQGTGEPCPLKRDMKELVASSNAQSTKTKETCGGSTFTDNRRSRINSLALPRKILPVLRRNNQENSDSSDKGKGKTAIAIKAKSGKKMLPQLSNTGSHIAKNRPSDGHIMTVPKGQRNIATHASSGIPTTRTGNIARVVPNIQTTIKTKHLPAADKSSSVPAVSSGTDKPETNPVPEDIASTVSQENKRQEIPSGETSLLEENKEKAIVKGKAGRRRSYTSLLMARSKFLGEHGEVVKQENVPNIDDGSNQLEVAEYVDEIYEYYWITEAQFSSLANYMSIQGDVTSPMRGILINWLIEVHLKFDLMHETLYLMVTLLDRYLSQVPIQKNEMQLVGLAALLLASKYEDFWHPRIKDLISVSAESYTREQMLRMESSILKKLKFRLNIPTPYVFMLRFLKAAQSDKVLEHLAFYLIELSLVEYEALEFRSSLLCASAIYVARLTLQISPTWTPLLMKHARYEVPHMRECAEMILRFHKAARKGQLKVTYEKYAGPDLSGVAMIRPLEKLPA; this is translated from the exons ATGGCTCGTGGGAAG GCGAAGGTTGATGCCGGGATGAGCTCTGTCACCGGAGATCCCCTCGCGCGCAAGAACG CTGGCCCGACAAAATTTAAGGTTTATTCGGAGAGGGGGAAGCTCAAGACTGATGCTGCAGCAGACAGCTT ACGAAAATCTGTAGCGGCTACTAAAGGCACAACTCAGCCTGGGCTGACAATTGGCCCCAAGAACATGGAGAAGATCAAAGGCTTGCGTGATAGTTCCG TTAAGACAAATGTGAGAAGGAAAGCTCTGGCAGATGTTAGCAATATTCGTAAAATTGGTTCAAGTGGAGTAGCCTGTGATGGGTCCAAACCAAT GAAGTACAAAAGCGACAGAATCACATCTATAAAGCG GGAATCGATAGATCCAGGTGTCAGAACTGCTAGTGCTTTGCCCAGAAAATCTATTACG GCACAAGCACAGGGAAGACTAAGTCAGGGTACTGGGGAACCATGTCCATTGAAGAGAG ACATGAAGGAGTTGGTTGCTTCTTCTAATGCTCAAAGCACTAAGACCAAGGAAACATGTGGCGGTTCCACATTTACTGATAATAG GAGAAGTCGAATCAACTCTCTGGCATTGCCAAG GAAGATTTTACCAGTTTTAAGGAGAAATAATCAG GAAAATTCTGACAGTTCAGATAAGGGGAAGGGAAAAACTGCCATTGCCA TAAAAGCTAAGAGCGGTAAGAAGATGCTGCCCCAACTAAGCAACACTGGAAGCCATATTGCGAAGAATAGACCAAGTGATGGGCATATTATGAC GGTCCCGAAGGGTCAAAGGAATATCGCTACCCATGCATCCTCTGGAATACCTACCACA AGAACTGGAAACATTGCAAGAGTGGTTCCAAATATCCAAACAACTATAAAGACCAAGCATCTACCAGCTGCTGACAAATCATCCTCAGTCCCTGCAGTCTCATCAGGAACTGATAAACCAGAGACAAATCCTGTTCCTGAAGATATCGCATCAACTGTATCACAAGAGAACAAAAGGCAAGAAATTCCATCTGGGGAGACCAGCCTTTtagaagaaaacaaagagaaagCTATTGTCAAAGGAAAAGCAGGGCGCAGGCGATCTTACACATCTCTGCTAATGGCTAGATCAAAG TTCCTTGGAGAACATGGTGAGGTCGTGAAGCAGGAAAATGTACCAAATATAGATGATGGTAGCAATCAATTGGAAGTCGCTGAATATGTTGATGAAATTTATGAGTATTACTGGATTACAGAG GCACAGTTTTCCTCTTTGGCCAATTACATGTCAATTCAGGGCGATGTCACGTCTCCTATGCGAGGCATATTGATAAATTGGCTCATTGAG GTGCATCTTAAATTCGATTTGATGCATGAGACACTCTATCTCATGGTCACACTGCTAGACCGATATCTATCTCAAGTGCCAATCCAGAAGAATGAGATGCAGTTGGTTGGTCTTGCTGCACTCCTGTTGGCATCCAAATACGAGGACTTCTGGCATCCGAGG ATTAAGGATCTGATCAGTGTCTCAGCCGAGTCCTACACAAGAGAACAAATGTTACGAATG GAAAGTTCTATCTTAAAGAAGTTGAAGTTTCGCCTAAACATCCCCACTCCTTATGTTTTCATGTTAAGGTTCCTCAAAGCTGCTCAGTCGGACAAAGTG CTCGAACATCTGGCTTTTTACCTCATCGAGCTCAGTTTGGTTGAGTATGAAGCTCTAGAGTTCAGATCTTCACTGCTGTGTGCATCGGCAATCTATGTCGCGAGGCTCACCCTGCAAATTTCTCCCACTTGGACTCCACTTCTCATGAAACACGCAAGATATGAAGTTCCACACATGAG GGAATGTGCAGAAATGATTCTGAGGTTCCACAAAGCAGCTCGAAAGGGACAGCTGAAGGTCACATATGAGAAGTAcgccgggcccgatttgagcgGTGTTGCAATGATTAGGCCCTTGGAGAAACTTCCAGCTTGA